The Juglans regia cultivar Chandler chromosome 2, Walnut 2.0, whole genome shotgun sequence genome includes a window with the following:
- the LOC109011439 gene encoding uncharacterized protein LOC109011439 isoform X1 gives MLLSQFPCLTDIMRMQGDFDLNSVQIYPDSLREALKKTMLSQEVIFRKQVEELHRLYMTQKTLMDNIAWIEFDRYNLRKASTQSSLLCSANLARYEAHMKETAISSIPMADPKQSTSHMSLEGHQGVYYNLWQGPQDLQLPSDQYFSNVDPELKLSLSSAEGNWRERSAKRNWFDKKVPPCPHNIIDLEESILRVSNESEQHAPSFSHAALTTHSGGERETGFSILSDPVISCTVKKDLPDKIAHICPLLDDHKCCQEKNYLKKELKDFHFGTPSNNLSTKMRQPSLFKAAHLDLNKVQLDDSSCCSNDLLVAHPSTASSAHVFIELFGRVQEDNCASMTWIKENENCSNEASDILHQDDAVNSLIDSNSKSKITEIWASTSKFNGLCGSEVGLCEDLGGHGSEPNNGNVGFLLEPSKNLLHDPNGMCIASGQMNFEKSEEDIIILASSSQSQSTVQGGRGNVSPASCKSQSNVDNDSSSVKTMQSGIEIGSSNLSPFDQFSGNHVGCQVAETLSGNQDQRSFDSSESKHECHNKEESSEADALIHWAAESLVHFSLEIASGNQDCSAKAELTEMKNEGRDQPQCSSDSFELIALNLKECNVDEYSVSSKPFEVNDMETTDFSSKLRRGRRLKDFQKDILPGLASLSRQEIREDINILEGVLRSREYRKIRARMADGQSWCAPVRSRRSRLNYVRRKKI, from the exons ATGCTCCTATCTCAGTTTCCCTGCCTCACG GACATCATGCGGATGCAAGGAGATTTTGATCTGAATTCAGTCCAAATATATCCTGATTCACTCAGAGAAGCTTTGAAGAAGACTATGCTCAGCCAGGAGGTTATATTTCGAAAGCAG GTTGAGGAACTCCATCGATTATATATGACACAGAAGACACTGATGGACAATATTGCCTGGATAGAGTTTGATAGATACAATTTGAGGAAAGCAAGCACCCAATCAAGTCTGTTATGTTCTGCAAATTTGGCAAGATATGAAGCACACATGAAAGAAACAGCAATTTCCTCAATTCCCATG GCGGACCCAAAACAATCTACAAGCCACATGTCATTAGAAGGGCACCAGGGTGTCTACTATAATCTTTGGCAGGGGCCTCAAGATCTTCAACTTCCTTCTGATCAGTACTTTAGCAATGTTG ATCCAGAGTTGAAGCTTTCCCTGAGCTCTGCCGAGGGAAATTGGAGAGAGAGGAGTGCTAAGAGAAATTGGTTTGATAAAAAAGTTCCACCCTGCCCCCACAACATTATTGACTTAGAAGAGTCAATTTTGAGGGTATCAAATGAGAGTGAACAACATGCACCTTCTTTCAGCCATGCCGCTCTGACAACTCATTCTGGAGGTGAGCGTGAGACAGGATTTTCTATACTTTCTGATCCAGTCATCTCATGTACTGTGAAGAAAGATTTACCGGACAAGATTGCACACATTTGCCCTCTTCTAGATGACCACAAGTGCTGTCAAGAgaagaattatttaaagaaag AACTTAAAGACTTCCATTTTGGTACCCCAAGTAACAATCTTTCCACCAAGATGCGACAGCCAAGTTTATTTAAAGCAGCACATTTGGACCTTAACAAAGTTCAACTTGATGACTCATCTTGTTGCTCAAATGATCTTTTGGTGGCCCATCCTTCAACAGCCAGTTCAGCACATGTTTTCATTGAGCTATTCGGCAGGGTTCAGGAGGACAATTGTGCATCCATGACttggataaaagaaaatgaaaactgcTCAAATGAAGCCTCTGACATACTTCACCAAGATGATGCAGTGAATTCTTTGATAGATTCCAACAGCAAAAGCAAGATAACAGAAATATGGGCTAGTACTTCAAAGTTTAATGGATTGTGTGGAAGTGAAGTTGGCCTTTGTGAAGACCTTGGCGGACACGGTAGTGAGCCCAATAATGGCAATGTTGGGTTTCTACTGGAACCTTCAAAAAATCTTTTACATGATCCAAATGGTATGTGTATAGCTAGTGGACAGATGAACTTTGAGAAGAGCGAAGAAGATATTATTATACTTGCAAGTTCTTCTCAAAGTCAAAGTACAGTCCAAGGTGGACGTGGCAATGTATCTCCTGCTTCATGCAAGTCCCAGAGCAATGTTGATAATGATTCCAGCAGTGTGAAGACAATGCAATCTGGCATTGAAATAGGTAGTTCAAACCTCTCTCCTTTTGATCAGTTTTCTGGAAACCATGTAGGGTGTCAAGTTGCAGAAACCTTGTCGGGCAATCAGGACCAAAGATCTTTCGACAGCAGTGAATCAAAACATGAATGCCATAACAAAGAAGAATCATCTGAAGCAGATGCATTGATCCATTGGGCTGCTGAATCACTTGTCCATTTCTCCTTGGAGATCGCATCTGGTAATCAAGATTGTTCTGCCAAAGCAGAACTAACTGAGATGAAAAATGAGGGGAGGGATCAGCCCCAGTGTTCTTCCGACTCTTTTGAGTTAATTGCTCTCAATCTAAAAGAATGCAATGTAGATGAGTATTCTGTATCATCAAAGCCATTTGAAGTGAATGACATGGAGACAACAGATTTTTCTTCCAAGTTAAGAAGGGGTAGGAGATTGAAAGATTTTCAGAAGGACATACTTCCCGGTCTTGCATCTCTTTCCAGACAGGAAATTCGTGAGGATATAAACATTCTGGAGGGAGTTCTAAGATCTAGAGAGTACCGGAAGATCAGAGCAAGGATGGCTGATGGACAGAGCTGGTGTGCACCCGTGAGAAGCAGACGGTCAAGACTCAATTATGTtcgaaggaaaaaaatttag
- the LOC109011439 gene encoding uncharacterized protein LOC109011439 isoform X2: protein MRMQGDFDLNSVQIYPDSLREALKKTMLSQEVIFRKQVEELHRLYMTQKTLMDNIAWIEFDRYNLRKASTQSSLLCSANLARYEAHMKETAISSIPMADPKQSTSHMSLEGHQGVYYNLWQGPQDLQLPSDQYFSNVDPELKLSLSSAEGNWRERSAKRNWFDKKVPPCPHNIIDLEESILRVSNESEQHAPSFSHAALTTHSGGERETGFSILSDPVISCTVKKDLPDKIAHICPLLDDHKCCQEKNYLKKELKDFHFGTPSNNLSTKMRQPSLFKAAHLDLNKVQLDDSSCCSNDLLVAHPSTASSAHVFIELFGRVQEDNCASMTWIKENENCSNEASDILHQDDAVNSLIDSNSKSKITEIWASTSKFNGLCGSEVGLCEDLGGHGSEPNNGNVGFLLEPSKNLLHDPNGMCIASGQMNFEKSEEDIIILASSSQSQSTVQGGRGNVSPASCKSQSNVDNDSSSVKTMQSGIEIGSSNLSPFDQFSGNHVGCQVAETLSGNQDQRSFDSSESKHECHNKEESSEADALIHWAAESLVHFSLEIASGNQDCSAKAELTEMKNEGRDQPQCSSDSFELIALNLKECNVDEYSVSSKPFEVNDMETTDFSSKLRRGRRLKDFQKDILPGLASLSRQEIREDINILEGVLRSREYRKIRARMADGQSWCAPVRSRRSRLNYVRRKKI, encoded by the exons ATGCGGATGCAAGGAGATTTTGATCTGAATTCAGTCCAAATATATCCTGATTCACTCAGAGAAGCTTTGAAGAAGACTATGCTCAGCCAGGAGGTTATATTTCGAAAGCAG GTTGAGGAACTCCATCGATTATATATGACACAGAAGACACTGATGGACAATATTGCCTGGATAGAGTTTGATAGATACAATTTGAGGAAAGCAAGCACCCAATCAAGTCTGTTATGTTCTGCAAATTTGGCAAGATATGAAGCACACATGAAAGAAACAGCAATTTCCTCAATTCCCATG GCGGACCCAAAACAATCTACAAGCCACATGTCATTAGAAGGGCACCAGGGTGTCTACTATAATCTTTGGCAGGGGCCTCAAGATCTTCAACTTCCTTCTGATCAGTACTTTAGCAATGTTG ATCCAGAGTTGAAGCTTTCCCTGAGCTCTGCCGAGGGAAATTGGAGAGAGAGGAGTGCTAAGAGAAATTGGTTTGATAAAAAAGTTCCACCCTGCCCCCACAACATTATTGACTTAGAAGAGTCAATTTTGAGGGTATCAAATGAGAGTGAACAACATGCACCTTCTTTCAGCCATGCCGCTCTGACAACTCATTCTGGAGGTGAGCGTGAGACAGGATTTTCTATACTTTCTGATCCAGTCATCTCATGTACTGTGAAGAAAGATTTACCGGACAAGATTGCACACATTTGCCCTCTTCTAGATGACCACAAGTGCTGTCAAGAgaagaattatttaaagaaag AACTTAAAGACTTCCATTTTGGTACCCCAAGTAACAATCTTTCCACCAAGATGCGACAGCCAAGTTTATTTAAAGCAGCACATTTGGACCTTAACAAAGTTCAACTTGATGACTCATCTTGTTGCTCAAATGATCTTTTGGTGGCCCATCCTTCAACAGCCAGTTCAGCACATGTTTTCATTGAGCTATTCGGCAGGGTTCAGGAGGACAATTGTGCATCCATGACttggataaaagaaaatgaaaactgcTCAAATGAAGCCTCTGACATACTTCACCAAGATGATGCAGTGAATTCTTTGATAGATTCCAACAGCAAAAGCAAGATAACAGAAATATGGGCTAGTACTTCAAAGTTTAATGGATTGTGTGGAAGTGAAGTTGGCCTTTGTGAAGACCTTGGCGGACACGGTAGTGAGCCCAATAATGGCAATGTTGGGTTTCTACTGGAACCTTCAAAAAATCTTTTACATGATCCAAATGGTATGTGTATAGCTAGTGGACAGATGAACTTTGAGAAGAGCGAAGAAGATATTATTATACTTGCAAGTTCTTCTCAAAGTCAAAGTACAGTCCAAGGTGGACGTGGCAATGTATCTCCTGCTTCATGCAAGTCCCAGAGCAATGTTGATAATGATTCCAGCAGTGTGAAGACAATGCAATCTGGCATTGAAATAGGTAGTTCAAACCTCTCTCCTTTTGATCAGTTTTCTGGAAACCATGTAGGGTGTCAAGTTGCAGAAACCTTGTCGGGCAATCAGGACCAAAGATCTTTCGACAGCAGTGAATCAAAACATGAATGCCATAACAAAGAAGAATCATCTGAAGCAGATGCATTGATCCATTGGGCTGCTGAATCACTTGTCCATTTCTCCTTGGAGATCGCATCTGGTAATCAAGATTGTTCTGCCAAAGCAGAACTAACTGAGATGAAAAATGAGGGGAGGGATCAGCCCCAGTGTTCTTCCGACTCTTTTGAGTTAATTGCTCTCAATCTAAAAGAATGCAATGTAGATGAGTATTCTGTATCATCAAAGCCATTTGAAGTGAATGACATGGAGACAACAGATTTTTCTTCCAAGTTAAGAAGGGGTAGGAGATTGAAAGATTTTCAGAAGGACATACTTCCCGGTCTTGCATCTCTTTCCAGACAGGAAATTCGTGAGGATATAAACATTCTGGAGGGAGTTCTAAGATCTAGAGAGTACCGGAAGATCAGAGCAAGGATGGCTGATGGACAGAGCTGGTGTGCACCCGTGAGAAGCAGACGGTCAAGACTCAATTATGTtcgaaggaaaaaaatttag
- the LOC109010633 gene encoding probable WRKY transcription factor 15 isoform X1 gives MVSLEDSFKSKNPYFIRSSSPSGQNTTDHSWLLIWFFLMMLLPSLSETPRSDFKIHEVAQNSFRYAYQLLSSISGQNLKKRSIEEISPIAEAAENEFRKLLTLLEGSMSSHFRSIRKGPLPNYRGINPVELMDSPNSMPQDFSCNSTPVPCMVRELFPLHSDKSVSALIQSDNIKLYKQNKALQQCYPENSFAATKPIMGLNELSKQPVPSLISMDGSMDKQTIYYSSSEVLASRNEASLLSSMGKFGVQSEASTRSVASTDGCHCSKRRKLRIKRTIRVPALSNKLADIPPDDYPWRKYGQKPIKGSPHPRSYYKCSSVRGCPARKHVERCVEDSTMLVVTYEGEHNHSRNAYHSNPIST, from the exons ATGGTTTCATTAGAAGACAGTTTCAAGTCCAAAAACCCGTACTTCATCAGATCAAGCAGTCCCAGTGGGCAAAACACGACCGACCATTCATGGTTATTAATTTGGTTCTTTCTCATGATGCTTTTGCCCTCCTTGTCAG AGACCCCAAGATCGGATTTCAAAATTCATGAGGTTGCTCAGAATAGCTTCAGATATGCCTATCAACTTTTGAGTAGTATTTCTGGTCAGAATCTCAAGAAAAGAAGCATTGAGGAAATAAGCCCGATTGCTGAAGCTGCAGAAAATGAGTTCAGAAAACTGCTTACTCTCCTTGAGGGATCAATGTCATCACATTTTAGAAGCATCAGGAAGGGTCCCTTGCCGAATTACCGCGGAATAAACCCTGTTGAGCTGATGGATAGTCCAAATTCTATGCCCCAAGATTTTTCATGCAATTCAACTCCAGTACCCTGCATGGTCAGAGAGTTATTTCCCCTTCATAGTGATAAATCAGTTTCTGCTTTGATTCAGAGCGACAATATCAAATTGTATAAACAGAATAAGGCCCTGCAGCAATGTTACCCTGAAAACAGTTTTGCTGCGACTAAGCCTATCATGGGGCTGAACGAACTCTCCAAACAGCCTGTCCCTTCTTTGATCAGTATGGATGGAAGCATGGATAAGCAGACAATTTACTACTCATCATCAGAAGTTTTGGCTTCTAGGAATGAAGCTTCCTTGTTATCTTCCATGGGGAAGTTTGGAGTGCAAAGTGAAGCTAGTACAAGATCCGTAGCCTCAACTGATGGATGTCATTGCTCAAAGAGAAG GAAACTGCGAATAAAGAGAACTATAAGAGTTCCGGCATTAAGCAATAAACTAGCAGACATACCTCCTGATGATTATCCCTGGAGGAAATATGGGCAGAAGCCCATAAAGGGATCTCCGCATCCTAG GAGCTACTACAAATGCAGCAGCGTGAGGGGCTGCCCTGCAAGAAAGCATGTGGAACGATGCGTGGAGGATTCTACCATGTTGGTTGTGACATACGAAGGGGAGCACAACCACTCGAGAAATGCCTATCACTCAAACCCCATCAGCACGTAG
- the LOC109010633 gene encoding probable WRKY transcription factor 15 isoform X2 has product MVSLEDSFKSKNPYFIRSSSPSGQNTTDHSWLLIWFFLMMLLPSLSETPRSDFKIHEVAQNSFRYAYQLLSSISGQNLKKRSIEEISPIAEAAENEFRKLLTLLEGSMSSHFRSIRKGPLPNYRGINPVELMDSPNSMPQDFSCNSTPVPCMVRELFPLHSDKSVSALIQSDNIKLYKQNKALQQCYPENSFAATKPIMGLNELSKQPVPSLISMDGSMDKQTIYYSSSEVLASRNEASLLSSMGKFGVQSEASTRSVASTDGCHCSKRRKLRIKRTIRVPALSNKLADIPPDDYPWRKYGQKPIKGSPHPRVLRLRCMGPVILFLTGVFLGLSWEGATTNAAA; this is encoded by the exons ATGGTTTCATTAGAAGACAGTTTCAAGTCCAAAAACCCGTACTTCATCAGATCAAGCAGTCCCAGTGGGCAAAACACGACCGACCATTCATGGTTATTAATTTGGTTCTTTCTCATGATGCTTTTGCCCTCCTTGTCAG AGACCCCAAGATCGGATTTCAAAATTCATGAGGTTGCTCAGAATAGCTTCAGATATGCCTATCAACTTTTGAGTAGTATTTCTGGTCAGAATCTCAAGAAAAGAAGCATTGAGGAAATAAGCCCGATTGCTGAAGCTGCAGAAAATGAGTTCAGAAAACTGCTTACTCTCCTTGAGGGATCAATGTCATCACATTTTAGAAGCATCAGGAAGGGTCCCTTGCCGAATTACCGCGGAATAAACCCTGTTGAGCTGATGGATAGTCCAAATTCTATGCCCCAAGATTTTTCATGCAATTCAACTCCAGTACCCTGCATGGTCAGAGAGTTATTTCCCCTTCATAGTGATAAATCAGTTTCTGCTTTGATTCAGAGCGACAATATCAAATTGTATAAACAGAATAAGGCCCTGCAGCAATGTTACCCTGAAAACAGTTTTGCTGCGACTAAGCCTATCATGGGGCTGAACGAACTCTCCAAACAGCCTGTCCCTTCTTTGATCAGTATGGATGGAAGCATGGATAAGCAGACAATTTACTACTCATCATCAGAAGTTTTGGCTTCTAGGAATGAAGCTTCCTTGTTATCTTCCATGGGGAAGTTTGGAGTGCAAAGTGAAGCTAGTACAAGATCCGTAGCCTCAACTGATGGATGTCATTGCTCAAAGAGAAG GAAACTGCGAATAAAGAGAACTATAAGAGTTCCGGCATTAAGCAATAAACTAGCAGACATACCTCCTGATGATTATCCCTGGAGGAAATATGGGCAGAAGCCCATAAAGGGATCTCCGCATCCTAG AGTTCTAAGGTTACGCTGCATGGGCCCTGTGATATTATTTCTGACTGGTGTGTTTCTTGGTTTGTCTTGGGAAGGAGCTACTACAAATGCAGCAGCGTGA